The sequence GTCTCTCAGAACCTCTCCGGGTGAACACCCGAAACAACCTATTGAGCCTTCACAGCTAGTCGTCGAACGCGAAGCCGACCACGTCGTTCAAGACCTGCGGGACGATGCCCCCGTGCGTCCCGTTGTACAACTGCCGCTTGAAGCTCAAACCCGCGTAGCCGCTTTGCTCGATCACCGTCGCGTACTGGGCGTTGGGGCCGGCGTTGCCTGCGGACGCGTATGAAAGATGCAGTCGCACCGGCAAGTCGCGATAGGCCGCTGCGTAGTCGTGCTCCCAGTCGCGCGCGACTGCCGGCATGCAGCCGATCGAAGCGTCGCTCGCCAGATAAGCCTTGAAGCTGTGCCCGCCGGGCGGCTCCGAGAACAGGGCGTACAAGACCAGGCTGCCGCCGTGCGAATGGCCGAACAAGGCCCGCTGCGCCGGATCGCCGCCGATGCTGCCCTCGACAAACGGAATCAGCTCCTGGCGGACGAAGTCGAAGTAGGCAACGTAGCCACCCCCGTGTGGCGTGCAGGTGTTGGCCGGGACGAAATCCCGGTTGCGCTGCCCCGCCGTCTCGACGCCGACGATGATCACGCCGCGCTGCGCCGCCTCGACGTTGCCCACCAACGTGTCGAACCAGCCCTCCCCGTCCAGCACATAGATGACGGGCAGTTGATTGCGAGGTCCTGCACTCGCCGGTGGCAGATAGATGCGCAGCGGATACTCGGTGCCGGTGATGCGCGAAGCGATGCTCTTCGTCTCGCGCGAGCCCTGTATCGGATGCGCCGCCTCGTCCGCCCCACCACCGCCGCCGCAGGCGGCCAGCGCGCTGGCGAGTGCGGCGAGTGCGGCGATTGCGAGCAGGCGCGTCCAGTGCGCCCGCCAGTGCTGCCATGAAGTCGCGTTCATTCGGTCCCTTGCCGGTTCTTGTAGCGAATGAGTCATGGGCCGCGGCTTGCTGCCGCGGAATTGCGATGCAGACCAACACTGCATTCGTGAGCTGCTGAGGCCACGGCTCCATCCGGCCTCGGGCAACACCGGTCCTCGTCACCGGGATGGTTGTCGCTTCAAACGCGCAGCAGGCCGCGAAAGCCCCGCGCAGCGTAATAGGACTGCACCCCGTTGTGATAGACGAAGACCTTGCCGTAGCGCCGGTCGCAGAAGAGCGCGCCGCCCAGCGCGCGCACTTCGGGTGGCGTCGCGATCCAGCTCGATGTCTTGCTGTCGAACTCGCCGAGTTCCTGCAGCGCGCGGTATTGCGCCTCGCTCAGGAGTTCGATGCCCATCGCCGCGGCCATCTCCATCGCGCTGCTTTCGGGTGCGTGCTCCTTGCGGGCAGTCCGCGCCTGCGCGTCGTAGCAAGTGCTTCGGCGGCCGGCCGGGCTTTCTCGCGCGCAATCGCAGAAGAGGAAACGCCCGTCGTCCTGGCCGATGACATCCGGCTCGCCGCCGGAGTCTTCCATCGCCAGGAGCGCGCCGAGCGCAACCGCGTTGTCCTTGAGCCGTGCCGCCACCGCATCCCAGGCAATGCCCGCATGTCGTGACGGATTCTTCTCGAAACGAGTCTTCAGGACTGACAGCAACTCCATGCCCAATCTCCAGTTGGTTATGCCTGCGCGGCCACACCCTTGAGGTGTCTTGTGTTCCCAAGCGCAGGGCAACGGTTTCGTTGCGTCGCAGGCAGCCCTTAGCCGCCCGAGGGCTTGTCCGCGTTGATCGCCCATTGCGCGGCGAATGCCCGCTGGTAGGCGGGTCGCGCCTCGCCACGCGCAACGTAGGCGGCCAGGTTCGGAAACTCATCCAGCATGCCTGATGTTTTCAACCTGAGCAGCACCGACACCATCATCAGGTCACCCGCACTGAAGGCGCCGTCGAGCCAGTCGGCACCGGCAAGGCGGACTGAGAGCTGGCGCAACCGGTTGCGAATGCGCTCCTCAACCAGCGGAAGACGCTCCTCGCGCCAAGGCTTGTCGGCCTCCAGCAGCTTGGCGGTCACGAGTTCCAGGATCGGCGGCTCCACGGTATTGAGCGCCGCAAACATCCAGGCGATCGCACGCGCCCGGGCGTTCGCCTCGTCCGGGAACAAGCCCGCGTGGTGCTCGGCGATATGGAAGACGATCGCGCCCGTCTCGAACAACACCAGATCGCCTTCCTCGTAAGTAGGAATCTGGCCAAAAGGATGCGCGCCAAGATGCGCCGGCGCCTTCATCGCTTCGAAGGACAGGAGGCGGACCTCGTAGGGCAAGCCCGCCTCCTCCAGCGTCCAGCGAACGCGCGTGTCACGCGCCAGCCCCTTGCCACCGTCGGGCGAGCGTTCAAAGGCGGTGATGACGATAGTCATTGCAAGATCTCCTGCTGGAAGCAATCACGATGCGGCTGGCCGGGTTTCGCGCAGGTCGTGCTACGCCGACCGAGCCTTCGGCTCGTCAGCACACGTCCAAGTCTGGCGCGCCACTCACACGCGCATGGGGGCGGGCCTACGACGACAGCTTGTACTCGAGCACGACCAGTCCACCTGCAAACGACTGCGCGGCAACCAGCGACATGCGACGCGTCCCGAGATCCGCC is a genomic window of Niveibacterium sp. SC-1 containing:
- a CDS encoding glutathione S-transferase family protein → MTIVITAFERSPDGGKGLARDTRVRWTLEEAGLPYEVRLLSFEAMKAPAHLGAHPFGQIPTYEEGDLVLFETGAIVFHIAEHHAGLFPDEANARARAIAWMFAALNTVEPPILELVTAKLLEADKPWREERLPLVEERIRNRLRQLSVRLAGADWLDGAFSAGDLMMVSVLLRLKTSGMLDEFPNLAAYVARGEARPAYQRAFAAQWAINADKPSGG
- a CDS encoding alpha/beta hydrolase-fold protein gives rise to the protein MNATSWQHWRAHWTRLLAIAALAALASALAACGGGGGADEAAHPIQGSRETKSIASRITGTEYPLRIYLPPASAGPRNQLPVIYVLDGEGWFDTLVGNVEAAQRGVIIVGVETAGQRNRDFVPANTCTPHGGGYVAYFDFVRQELIPFVEGSIGGDPAQRALFGHSHGGSLVLYALFSEPPGGHSFKAYLASDASIGCMPAVARDWEHDYAAAYRDLPVRLHLSYASAGNAGPNAQYATVIEQSGYAGLSFKRQLYNGTHGGIVPQVLNDVVGFAFDD
- a CDS encoding DUF4256 domain-containing protein; protein product: MELLSVLKTRFEKNPSRHAGIAWDAVAARLKDNAVALGALLAMEDSGGEPDVIGQDDGRFLFCDCARESPAGRRSTCYDAQARTARKEHAPESSAMEMAAAMGIELLSEAQYRALQELGEFDSKTSSWIATPPEVRALGGALFCDRRYGKVFVYHNGVQSYYAARGFRGLLRV